The proteins below come from a single Asanoa ferruginea genomic window:
- a CDS encoding GGDEF domain-containing protein translates to MDRILGAALLVFGVAAILVAVAPDPGVTAWVAQAVLEVTFAALSWQLAQRRDQDTVAQRFWDAAAVAGLIFTAGAVLRTAISANHPATVGGLATVPTILLTAGAGVLLAFLLARPWRSGGRVRKRLWLDMSIVLIGAAFAVWIVTLIGRGDAHRPGQLVWTMTGAAILLVAALALVRFIYARSAPVRRLAGLTLIMAIVLFGIGHVVNAQLQNVPDVRAVLVGRMVPALLLVAGARFEQLRNPAPRDRTHRAMAGLPFVAVAAPQVVLIVELATSGLTQRAWGALAGTVIVTGLVMARQHLVFMENARLVRGLDETVAELGRQEARLRYAARHDHLTGLPNRAAFDEWAKSLGARDSQGRAVLLLDLNEFKTVNDTYGHHAGDDLLKVVANRLQRCVRPDDLVARLGGDEFSVLLANASTADAVAAAHRIMGEVAKRARIAGRTLRPSASVGIAASPDKPFETLLRDADEAMYEAKRRNSGFHLA, encoded by the coding sequence GTGGATCGCATCCTGGGTGCCGCGCTCCTCGTCTTCGGGGTTGCCGCGATCCTGGTCGCCGTCGCACCCGACCCGGGCGTCACCGCCTGGGTGGCCCAGGCGGTGCTCGAAGTGACCTTCGCGGCCCTGTCCTGGCAGCTCGCCCAGCGGCGGGACCAGGACACCGTCGCGCAGCGGTTCTGGGACGCCGCCGCGGTGGCCGGGCTGATCTTCACGGCCGGTGCGGTGCTGCGCACCGCGATCTCGGCGAATCACCCCGCCACGGTGGGCGGACTCGCGACCGTGCCGACGATCCTGCTCACCGCGGGCGCCGGCGTTTTGTTGGCATTCCTGTTGGCCCGCCCGTGGCGATCCGGCGGCCGCGTGCGGAAGCGGCTCTGGCTCGACATGTCGATCGTGCTGATAGGCGCGGCGTTCGCGGTCTGGATCGTGACGCTGATCGGCCGCGGCGACGCGCACCGACCGGGTCAGCTGGTCTGGACGATGACTGGCGCCGCGATCCTGCTGGTGGCCGCGCTGGCACTGGTGCGCTTCATCTATGCCCGGTCGGCGCCGGTGCGCCGGCTCGCCGGGCTGACGCTGATCATGGCGATCGTGCTCTTCGGCATCGGCCACGTGGTCAACGCGCAGCTCCAGAACGTGCCGGACGTCCGCGCGGTGCTGGTGGGCCGGATGGTTCCGGCGCTGCTGCTGGTGGCCGGGGCGCGGTTCGAACAGCTCCGCAACCCGGCTCCCCGGGACCGCACCCATCGGGCCATGGCCGGGCTGCCGTTTGTAGCGGTGGCGGCGCCACAGGTCGTGCTGATCGTCGAGCTGGCGACCAGCGGGCTGACCCAGCGCGCCTGGGGTGCACTGGCCGGCACGGTGATCGTGACGGGGCTGGTGATGGCCCGGCAGCACCTGGTGTTCATGGAGAACGCGCGCCTGGTGCGCGGGCTCGACGAGACCGTCGCCGAGCTGGGCCGGCAGGAAGCGCGCCTGCGCTACGCGGCCCGCCACGACCACCTGACCGGGTTGCCCAACCGGGCGGCGTTCGATGAGTGGGCCAAGAGCCTCGGCGCTCGCGACAGCCAGGGCCGCGCCGTGCTCCTGCTCGACCTCAACGAGTTCAAGACGGTCAACGACACCTACGGCCACCACGCCGGCGACGACCTGCTCAAGGTCGTCGCGAACCGGCTCCAGCGCTGCGTGCGGCCCGACGATCTGGTCGCCCGGCTGGGCGGCGACGAGTTCAGCGTGTTGCTGGCCAACGCCTCGACGGCGGACGCGGTGGCCGCCGCACACCGGATCATGGGTGAAGTGGCCAAGCGGGCGCGGATCGCCGGCCGGACGTTGCGGCCATCGGCCAGCGTCGGGATCGCGGCCAGCCCCGACAAGCCATTCGAGACCCTGCTGCGCGACGCGGACGAGGCGATGTATGAGGCCAAGCGCCGGAACTCGGGCTTTCACCTGGCGTAA
- a CDS encoding GH1 family beta-glucosidase — MTVLTRRRLLRRAALSATAATAARASLSAAARPAAASAISAASLLAAACDPDSPDADPNPERRLGLRFPDGFRWGAATSAYQIEGAAKEDGRGASIWDTFSHTPGRTRNGDTGDVAADHYHRWASDLDLMKDLGLRTYRFSISWPRVQADGTGKANQRGLDFYRRLVDGLRDRDIEPMATLFHWDLPQALQDLGGWENRDVAYRFADYAAAVFEALGAAVPDWLTINEPKTVVQNGYLGGHHAPGLRDPSAAYLVAHHLQLAHGLAVQALRSTTDARIGPALNLHPCYPVDDSAETATATRLYDGYENRLYLDSIFKGAYPQDVLDDLGPESRMVRGIRDGDLDIISAPVDLLAVQYYTPYYVTGGGDTEVRWPTSEASWQQIFPDGLFDMLTRITRDYGRVPLTITENGLPCPDELGSDGAVDDPGRVEFLRDHFAAAHRAIEAGVPLESYHVWSLMDNFEWAEGYEQRWGLVYVDYPTQRRIPKRSARWYEGVIRENTV, encoded by the coding sequence ATGACCGTGCTGACCCGACGGCGCCTGCTGCGCCGGGCCGCGCTCTCGGCCACCGCCGCGACCGCCGCACGAGCGTCCCTGTCGGCAGCAGCGAGACCGGCCGCCGCGTCCGCCATCTCAGCGGCGTCCCTGCTCGCCGCCGCCTGCGACCCGGACTCACCCGACGCCGATCCGAACCCGGAACGCCGGCTCGGGCTGCGCTTCCCGGACGGCTTCCGCTGGGGCGCCGCGACGTCCGCGTACCAGATAGAAGGTGCCGCCAAGGAAGACGGCCGCGGCGCGTCCATCTGGGACACGTTCAGTCACACGCCCGGCCGCACCCGCAACGGCGACACCGGCGACGTCGCGGCCGACCACTACCACCGCTGGGCCAGCGACCTCGACCTGATGAAGGACCTGGGCCTGCGCACCTACCGGTTCAGCATCTCCTGGCCGCGGGTGCAGGCCGACGGCACCGGCAAGGCCAACCAGCGCGGGCTCGACTTCTACCGCCGGCTGGTCGACGGCCTGCGGGACCGCGACATCGAGCCGATGGCGACGCTGTTCCACTGGGACCTGCCGCAGGCGCTGCAAGACCTCGGCGGCTGGGAGAACCGTGACGTCGCCTACCGGTTCGCCGACTACGCCGCGGCGGTGTTCGAGGCCCTCGGTGCCGCGGTGCCCGACTGGCTGACCATCAACGAGCCGAAGACCGTGGTGCAGAACGGCTACCTCGGCGGCCACCACGCGCCGGGGCTGCGCGACCCGTCCGCCGCCTACCTGGTCGCGCACCACCTGCAACTCGCGCACGGGCTCGCGGTCCAGGCGCTGCGGTCAACCACCGACGCGCGGATCGGGCCGGCGCTCAACCTGCACCCCTGCTACCCGGTCGACGACAGCGCCGAGACCGCCACCGCGACCCGGCTCTACGACGGCTACGAGAACCGCCTCTACCTCGACTCGATCTTCAAGGGCGCCTACCCGCAGGACGTGCTCGACGACCTCGGGCCGGAGAGCCGGATGGTGCGCGGCATCCGCGACGGTGACCTCGACATCATCTCGGCGCCGGTCGACCTGCTCGCCGTGCAGTACTACACGCCCTACTACGTCACCGGCGGCGGCGACACCGAAGTGCGCTGGCCGACCTCGGAGGCGAGTTGGCAGCAGATCTTCCCGGACGGGCTCTTCGACATGCTGACCCGGATCACCCGCGACTACGGCCGGGTCCCGCTGACCATCACGGAGAACGGCCTGCCCTGCCCGGACGAGTTGGGCTCCGACGGCGCGGTCGACGACCCGGGCCGGGTCGAGTTCCTGCGCGACCACTTCGCGGCGGCACACCGCGCGATCGAGGCCGGCGTGCCGCTGGAGAGCTACCACGTGTGGTCACTGATGGACAACTTCGAATGGGCCGAGGGGTACGAGCAGCGCTGGGGACTGGTCTACGTGGACTACCCGACGCAGCGCCGCATCCCCAAGCGCAGCGCCCGCTGGTATGAAGGGGTAATCCGCGAGAACACCGTCTAA
- a CDS encoding roadblock/LC7 domain-containing protein, with product MTTLSREARDLSWLVSGFAQRVPGVSHAIVVSSDGLLIAVSDHLPRDHADKLAAVTSGVMSITSGAAQMFDNDYVKQTVVEMGRGYFLVMHIRDGSILATLAGSDADIGVVGYEMARLAKQAGEMLTPALRAELQQALPR from the coding sequence ATGACGACGCTCAGCCGCGAGGCACGCGACCTGAGCTGGCTGGTCAGCGGCTTCGCCCAGCGGGTCCCGGGCGTCTCGCACGCGATCGTGGTGTCCTCCGACGGCCTGCTGATCGCGGTATCCGACCACCTGCCGCGAGACCACGCCGACAAGCTGGCCGCCGTCACCTCGGGCGTCATGAGCATCACCAGCGGCGCGGCCCAGATGTTCGACAACGACTACGTGAAGCAGACGGTCGTCGAGATGGGCCGCGGCTATTTCCTGGTGATGCACATCCGCGACGGCTCGATCCTGGCCACCCTCGCCGGTTCCGACGCCGACATCGGTGTGGTCGGCTACGAGATGGCGCGGCTGGCCAAGCAGGCCGGGGAGATGCTCACCCCGGCACTGCGGGCCGAACTCCAGCAGGCACTCCCGCGTTAG
- a CDS encoding sensor histidine kinase, which produces MAGATGQPNGAVPHHRRPQGDVRVSPHRRNNRYRLRDWRIRTKLTAVLIVPSLAFLLLAGFQARALFTQANTLGQFSAEVGVADEIGGLVDAVQQERDRTAGELAAPGDATGRPDFGRLTNVLRPYEDAVDAAATKFRAAADPTVGGDVSWQVAYGRTVELIDQLPTLRTAATGSATPQTVFDTYTRLVDALLTLLAEPSPGADHPELSQAVLRSVQLARVKELGSKVRARIFAAAVAGGYGPDDLVTLSDLRAQQLAALADFRLAATPDQVTLYDDTSALPQFVEATRLEEQTFGTARAPQVLGAEEWWAASQNRAEQLRKVEQRVAADADRAARDRSNTQLRDSLLVAGGILLVLVIAVLTSIVVGRSIARSLRTLRTHALQVAQVQLPDALERLRAMGPTVPRIDVWPTPVRSIDEIGEVAEAFVAVHHSAIAVGVEQATMRRTVNAMFVNLARRSQVLVERQLELLDELEREESDPEQLDNLFKLDHLAARMRRNDDSLLVLAGIESSRRWSDPVALPAVVLAAVAEIESYPRVRHDAIDPVYVLGHAVGDLVHLLAELLENATVFSPPTTTVHVFAHGGARVGTVIEIADDGLGMSEAGLREANDTLAAPPTADVAASERMGLFVVSHLAARHGIRVELRSGRSGGVIALVRLPANLLAHEHAELPYRPARPMLAAVAAVSGAAPSLQPAPRAGGPLMPGAAVGALTMSTPGAGMPAVAAPVVGVPAVAAPAIPLPIEPSPARPYPAPASGVPAPAVPAPAVPAPAVPPPAVPDGEVSWFTSTGAPAPVAATVGAPPATPVTGGVGPAGLPLRVPMAQLPGGNGAAPVAAPRVDADPDAVSSLLNRFYGGVRRAEAEDPHDQTSAPQWRGEREQR; this is translated from the coding sequence GTGGCAGGAGCGACCGGGCAGCCGAACGGCGCCGTGCCGCACCATCGCCGGCCGCAGGGCGATGTGCGGGTGTCGCCGCATCGCCGGAACAACCGCTACCGCCTGCGCGACTGGCGCATCCGCACCAAGCTGACCGCCGTCCTCATCGTCCCGTCGCTGGCGTTCCTGCTGCTCGCCGGCTTCCAGGCGCGCGCCCTGTTCACCCAGGCCAACACGCTGGGCCAGTTCTCCGCCGAAGTGGGCGTCGCCGACGAGATCGGCGGCCTCGTCGACGCCGTCCAGCAGGAGCGTGACCGCACCGCCGGCGAGTTGGCCGCACCGGGCGACGCGACCGGCCGTCCCGACTTCGGCCGGCTCACCAACGTGCTGCGCCCCTATGAAGACGCTGTCGACGCCGCCGCGACGAAGTTCCGCGCCGCGGCCGACCCCACCGTCGGCGGCGATGTCTCCTGGCAGGTCGCCTACGGCCGCACGGTCGAGCTGATCGACCAGTTGCCGACGCTGCGCACCGCGGCCACCGGCAGCGCGACGCCGCAGACCGTGTTCGACACCTACACCCGGCTGGTCGACGCGTTGCTCACGCTGCTGGCCGAGCCGTCGCCGGGCGCCGACCATCCCGAGCTCTCCCAGGCGGTGCTGCGCTCGGTGCAGCTCGCCCGGGTCAAGGAGCTGGGCTCCAAGGTCCGGGCCCGGATCTTCGCCGCGGCGGTGGCCGGCGGCTACGGCCCCGACGACCTGGTGACCCTCTCCGACCTGCGCGCCCAACAGCTCGCGGCGCTGGCCGACTTCCGGCTCGCGGCCACGCCCGATCAGGTCACGCTCTACGACGACACCTCCGCCCTGCCGCAGTTCGTCGAGGCCACCCGGCTCGAGGAGCAGACCTTCGGCACAGCTCGGGCGCCACAGGTGCTGGGCGCCGAGGAATGGTGGGCGGCCAGCCAGAACCGGGCCGAGCAACTGCGCAAGGTGGAGCAGCGGGTCGCGGCCGACGCCGACCGGGCCGCCCGCGACCGCAGCAACACCCAGCTGCGCGACAGCCTGCTGGTCGCCGGCGGCATCCTGCTGGTCCTGGTGATCGCGGTGCTGACGTCGATCGTGGTCGGCCGGTCGATCGCGCGCTCGCTGCGCACCCTGCGCACGCACGCCCTCCAGGTCGCCCAGGTGCAGCTGCCCGACGCGCTCGAACGGTTGCGGGCGATGGGCCCCACCGTGCCCCGGATCGACGTCTGGCCCACGCCGGTCCGGTCGATCGACGAGATCGGCGAGGTGGCCGAGGCGTTCGTCGCCGTGCACCACAGCGCCATCGCGGTCGGCGTCGAGCAGGCCACCATGCGGCGCACCGTCAACGCGATGTTCGTCAACCTGGCGCGGCGCAGCCAGGTGCTGGTCGAGCGGCAGCTCGAGCTGCTCGACGAGCTGGAGCGCGAGGAGAGCGACCCGGAGCAGCTCGACAACCTCTTCAAGCTCGACCATCTCGCGGCCCGCATGCGCCGCAACGACGACAGCCTGCTGGTGCTCGCGGGCATCGAGTCGTCGCGGCGGTGGAGCGACCCGGTCGCGCTGCCCGCCGTCGTGCTCGCCGCGGTCGCCGAGATCGAGTCCTACCCGCGGGTCCGGCACGACGCGATCGACCCGGTGTACGTGCTCGGGCACGCCGTCGGCGACCTGGTGCACCTGCTGGCCGAACTGCTGGAGAACGCCACCGTGTTCTCGCCGCCGACGACCACGGTGCACGTGTTCGCGCACGGCGGCGCCCGGGTCGGAACGGTCATCGAGATCGCCGACGACGGTCTGGGCATGTCGGAGGCGGGCCTGCGGGAGGCCAACGACACGCTCGCCGCGCCGCCGACGGCCGACGTCGCGGCGTCGGAGCGGATGGGCCTGTTCGTGGTCAGCCACCTCGCGGCCCGGCACGGCATCCGGGTCGAGTTGCGGTCCGGCCGCAGCGGGGGCGTGATCGCCCTGGTCCGGTTGCCGGCAAACCTCCTCGCGCACGAGCACGCCGAGCTGCCCTACCGGCCGGCCCGGCCGATGCTGGCCGCGGTCGCGGCGGTCTCGGGCGCGGCGCCGTCGCTCCAGCCGGCGCCGCGGGCCGGTGGTCCGCTGATGCCAGGCGCCGCGGTCGGCGCCCTCACGATGTCCACGCCGGGCGCCGGCATGCCGGCCGTCGCCGCGCCCGTGGTCGGCGTGCCCGCGGTCGCCGCACCGGCGATCCCGCTGCCGATCGAGCCCAGCCCGGCCCGGCCCTACCCGGCACCGGCCTCGGGTGTGCCCGCGCCGGCGGTGCCGGCACCCGCCGTGCCGGCGCCGGCTGTCCCCCCGCCGGCCGTCCCCGACGGCGAGGTTTCCTGGTTCACCAGCACGGGCGCGCCGGCGCCCGTCGCGGCAACCGTGGGCGCCCCGCCCGCGACACCGGTGACCGGGGGAGTGGGCCCTGCCGGCCTGCCCCTGCGGGTCCCGATGGCTCAGCTCCCGGGCGGCAACGGTGCCGCGCCGGTTGCCGCTCCCCGCGTCGACGCCGACCCCGACGCGGTGAGCAGCCTCCTCAACCGGTTCTACGGCGGCGTCCGGCGCGCCGAGGCCGAGGATCCGCACGACCAGACGAGCGCGCCGCAGTGGCGCGGAGAACGGGAGCAACGATGA
- a CDS encoding FGGY family carbohydrate kinase, whose translation MNVLALDLGTSSVRAMVFDDRVRARPEALARRGFDLSIAADDSGTATLDADEYLAALIACIDELAKAGHLDDIGLVAASAQWHSVLPIDAAGRPLSPVITWLDTRPAPPDGATGPLDPEAFHQRTGAWWHRFYWTVKLPWLRGSGLAPARYTGLVEYILTELLGAAPMSVSQASGTGMLDLATMEWDPEALDIAGVSTSHLPELAPLGWQGRLCAEYARRWPQLAGALWSPAIGDGAASNIGSGCVDESRAAVTVGTSAAVRLVQPAPRGAALPPLPHRLWRYRVDDHRVVTGAAYSAGGNLFAWARRELRLPDGPELEQKLAGITPFSGVRADPRLGGDRPPGTAPAGSGELRHLGFGTTAVEMFAGLMEGVCTMVHADLQVIESTVDHPVAVTLGGGAIAASPWWRRAFESTLAPREVAHVDDPEVGCSGAALVALGRADQTPG comes from the coding sequence ATGAACGTTCTAGCCCTTGACCTGGGCACCTCTTCGGTGCGCGCGATGGTCTTCGACGACCGGGTTCGGGCCCGCCCGGAGGCGCTGGCCCGGCGCGGGTTCGACCTGTCGATCGCCGCCGACGACAGCGGCACCGCGACGCTGGACGCCGACGAATACCTGGCCGCCCTGATCGCCTGCATCGACGAGCTGGCCAAGGCCGGCCACCTCGACGACATCGGCCTGGTCGCCGCTTCGGCACAGTGGCACTCGGTGCTGCCGATCGACGCCGCCGGCCGCCCGCTCAGCCCGGTGATCACCTGGCTCGACACCCGGCCGGCGCCACCCGACGGCGCCACCGGCCCGCTCGACCCGGAGGCCTTCCACCAGCGCACCGGGGCCTGGTGGCACCGGTTCTACTGGACCGTCAAGCTGCCCTGGCTGCGCGGCTCCGGGCTGGCCCCGGCCCGCTACACCGGCCTGGTCGAATACATCCTCACCGAGTTGCTCGGCGCGGCGCCGATGTCGGTGTCGCAGGCCTCCGGCACCGGGATGCTCGACCTGGCGACGATGGAGTGGGACCCCGAGGCGCTCGACATCGCCGGCGTTTCCACCAGCCACCTGCCGGAGTTGGCCCCGCTCGGCTGGCAGGGCCGGCTCTGCGCCGAATACGCCCGCCGCTGGCCGCAGCTCGCCGGCGCGCTCTGGTCACCGGCGATCGGCGACGGCGCGGCGTCCAACATCGGTTCGGGCTGTGTCGACGAGAGCCGGGCCGCGGTCACCGTCGGCACCTCGGCCGCGGTCCGCCTGGTCCAGCCCGCGCCGCGCGGCGCCGCCCTGCCGCCGCTGCCGCACCGGCTCTGGCGCTACCGGGTCGACGACCACCGGGTGGTGACCGGGGCCGCCTACTCGGCCGGCGGCAACCTCTTCGCCTGGGCCCGGCGCGAGCTGCGGCTGCCGGATGGGCCCGAGCTCGAGCAGAAGCTCGCGGGCATCACACCCTTTTCCGGGGTACGCGCCGACCCGCGGCTGGGCGGCGACCGGCCACCGGGCACGGCTCCGGCCGGCTCCGGCGAGCTGCGCCACCTCGGCTTCGGCACCACCGCGGTCGAGATGTTCGCCGGGCTGATGGAAGGCGTCTGCACGATGGTGCACGCCGACCTCCAGGTCATCGAGTCCACCGTCGACCACCCGGTCGCGGTCACCCTCGGGGGTGGCGCGATCGCCGCCTCACCGTGGTGGCGGCGGGCGTTCGAGTCGACCCTCGCGCCGCGCGAGGTGGCACACGTCGACGACCCGGAGGTGGGCTGCTCCGGCGCCGCGCTGGTCGCCCTCGGCCGGGCGGACCAGACTCCCGGGTGA
- a CDS encoding anthranilate synthase family protein, with protein MLLDLSAPFALIRREGADHVDVYAGPVRSVATLAELPIPALAVVPYRQVAERGFDAVDDGVPLEFLSIETHDRVPLADAVAALPDAPVRTRGPRGFDVSDDDYAATVSRVLADEIGRGEGANFVIHRAHTAQVDGSPVAAALAAYRRLLLDERGAYWTFVVHTGARTIVGASPERHVSVEDGLVMMNPISGTHRHGSGVDLLEFLADPKEIDELYMVLDEELKMMATVAETGGQVVGPYLKEMAHLTHTEYLLAGRCTRDVRDVLRETMFAPTVTGSPIENACRVIARHERRGRRYYAGVLALLGHDAEGRQTLDAPILIRAAEITADGALRVPVGATLVRHSTTAGEVAETHAKAAGILSALGLVPGSGDRPKPVSRVDDERVLAALAARNDHLARFWLDARPAPDALVVPALAGRRVVVVDAEDTFTGMLAHQLRALGLRVSVLPWTAPAWGDADLVIAGPGPGDPTDPASPKMAAMRAVATARLVDGRPLLGVCLGHQILSSVLGLGMHRRRSPYQGVQKEIDLFGTPARVGFYSTFTPTAPADALSTPYGPVEVARSTDGAVHALRGPRFAGVQFHPESVLSEDGLAALTALLLHVLAPVASA; from the coding sequence ATGCTGCTCGATCTTTCCGCCCCGTTCGCCCTGATCCGCCGCGAGGGCGCCGACCACGTCGACGTCTACGCCGGGCCGGTCCGGTCCGTCGCCACGCTCGCCGAGCTCCCGATCCCGGCGCTGGCCGTGGTGCCCTACCGGCAGGTCGCCGAGCGCGGCTTCGACGCCGTCGACGACGGCGTACCCCTGGAGTTCCTGTCGATCGAGACGCACGACCGCGTGCCGCTGGCGGACGCCGTCGCGGCCCTGCCGGACGCGCCGGTCCGCACCCGAGGCCCCCGTGGCTTCGACGTCAGCGACGACGACTACGCGGCGACCGTGTCCCGGGTGCTCGCCGACGAGATCGGCCGCGGGGAGGGCGCCAACTTCGTGATCCACCGCGCGCACACCGCCCAGGTCGACGGCTCCCCGGTGGCCGCGGCGCTGGCCGCCTACCGCCGGCTGCTGCTCGACGAGCGGGGCGCCTACTGGACGTTCGTCGTGCACACCGGCGCGCGGACGATTGTCGGCGCCTCGCCGGAGCGGCACGTCTCGGTCGAGGACGGGCTGGTGATGATGAACCCGATCTCCGGGACCCACCGGCACGGCTCGGGCGTCGACCTGTTGGAGTTCCTCGCCGACCCGAAGGAGATCGACGAGCTCTACATGGTGCTCGACGAGGAGCTCAAGATGATGGCCACCGTCGCGGAGACCGGCGGCCAGGTGGTCGGGCCCTATCTCAAGGAGATGGCGCATCTCACGCATACCGAGTATCTGCTCGCCGGCCGGTGCACCCGCGACGTGCGCGACGTGCTGCGCGAGACGATGTTCGCGCCGACCGTGACCGGGAGCCCGATCGAGAACGCGTGCCGGGTGATCGCCCGGCACGAGCGGCGCGGCCGGCGCTACTACGCCGGGGTGCTGGCGCTGCTCGGGCACGACGCCGAGGGGCGGCAGACGCTGGACGCGCCGATCCTGATCCGCGCGGCGGAGATCACCGCCGACGGCGCGCTGCGGGTGCCGGTCGGCGCGACCCTGGTGCGGCACTCCACCACCGCCGGCGAGGTCGCCGAGACGCACGCCAAGGCGGCCGGGATCCTCAGCGCGCTCGGCCTGGTGCCCGGCTCGGGCGACCGGCCCAAGCCGGTCTCCCGCGTCGACGACGAGCGGGTGCTGGCCGCCCTGGCCGCCCGCAACGACCACCTCGCGCGCTTCTGGCTCGACGCCCGCCCGGCACCCGATGCCCTGGTCGTGCCGGCGCTGGCCGGCCGCCGGGTGGTGGTGGTCGACGCGGAGGACACCTTCACCGGCATGCTCGCCCACCAACTGCGCGCGCTCGGCCTGCGGGTGTCGGTGCTCCCCTGGACCGCGCCGGCCTGGGGCGACGCCGACCTGGTGATCGCCGGTCCCGGCCCCGGCGACCCGACCGACCCGGCCTCGCCGAAGATGGCGGCGATGCGGGCCGTGGCCACCGCGCGGCTGGTCGACGGCCGCCCGCTGCTGGGCGTCTGCCTCGGCCACCAGATCCTCTCGTCGGTGCTCGGGCTCGGGATGCACCGGCGGCGCTCGCCCTACCAGGGTGTGCAGAAGGAGATCGACCTGTTCGGCACCCCGGCCCGGGTGGGTTTCTACTCGACGTTCACGCCGACCGCGCCGGCCGACGCACTGTCCACTCCCTACGGCCCGGTCGAGGTGGCCCGCTCCACGGACGGCGCGGTGCACGCCTTGCGCGGCCCACGCTTCGCCGGCGTGCAGTTCCATCCGGAGTCGGTGCTCAGCGAAGACGGTCTCGCGGCGCTGACCGCGCTGCTGCTGCACGTGCTGGCACCGGTCGCGTCCGCATAA
- a CDS encoding ABC transporter ATP-binding protein, translated as MTDDAVRVRGLRKSYRDTTAVDGLDLDIAHGEVRALLGPNGAGKTTTVEILEGHRSRDGGSVSVLGVDPARAGIAWRREIGIVLQETADAAELTVAETIRHVARYFPRPRSLDETLDLVGLAEKRDSRVRRLSGGQRRRLDVALGIVGRPRLLFLDEPTTGFDPVARRQFWSTVRGLDTTILLTTHYLDEAAALADRVTVIDAGRVLAEGDPATLGARDLATVTWRDGRERTADPAALVARLTAVYSGAVPGLEITRPSLEDVYLDLIGADR; from the coding sequence ATGACAGACGACGCGGTACGGGTACGAGGGCTGCGCAAGTCCTATCGCGACACGACGGCGGTCGACGGGCTCGACCTGGACATCGCGCACGGTGAGGTGCGGGCCCTGCTCGGGCCCAACGGCGCCGGCAAGACCACCACGGTGGAGATCCTGGAAGGGCACCGGTCGCGCGACGGCGGCTCGGTCTCGGTGCTCGGCGTCGACCCGGCGCGCGCCGGCATCGCCTGGCGGCGGGAGATCGGGATCGTGCTTCAGGAGACCGCCGACGCCGCCGAGTTGACCGTGGCCGAGACGATCCGGCACGTCGCCCGCTACTTCCCGCGGCCGCGGTCGCTCGACGAGACCCTTGACCTGGTCGGGCTCGCCGAGAAACGCGACAGCCGGGTGCGGCGCCTCTCCGGCGGGCAGCGGCGGCGGCTCGACGTCGCGCTCGGCATCGTCGGCCGGCCCCGGCTGCTGTTCCTCGACGAGCCGACGACCGGCTTCGACCCGGTCGCGCGGCGGCAGTTCTGGTCGACGGTGCGCGGGCTGGACACCACGATCCTGCTCACCACCCACTATCTCGACGAGGCGGCGGCGCTGGCCGACCGGGTCACCGTGATCGACGCCGGCCGGGTGCTCGCCGAGGGCGATCCGGCCACGCTCGGCGCGCGCGACCTCGCCACGGTCACCTGGCGCGACGGCCGGGAACGGACCGCCGACCCGGCGGCGCTGGTCGCCCGGCTCACCGCGGTCTACAGCGGTGCCGTGCCGGGACTGGAGATCACCCGGCCGTCGCTGGAAGACGTCTACCTCGACCTGATCGGAGCCGACCGATGA
- a CDS encoding ABC transporter permease, which translates to MSTLALGAARAGVELRQFWRERDAVVFTFALPAVLLTLLGSLFSGVYDGSTVTPAQYLVPSMIAAGVASTTFVNLGIGIATDRDDGTLKRLRGLPMPPLAYLIGKILLVVAVTLAEVLVLVAIGVGLFSVDLPRDPARWLTFGWVFLLGTVACALLGVVASTLARSSRSAAAVLNLPYVVLCFVSGIYFSPVGALPHWVIQGGSLFPLKWMAQGFRSAFLPDTILPYEVVPSWEHGRTALVLAAWCIGGLVLCLTTFRWRGRQTR; encoded by the coding sequence ATGAGCACCCTGGCCCTCGGCGCGGCCCGGGCCGGCGTCGAACTGCGCCAGTTCTGGCGGGAGCGCGACGCCGTGGTGTTCACCTTCGCGCTGCCGGCGGTGCTGCTCACGCTGCTCGGCTCGCTGTTCAGCGGCGTCTACGACGGCAGTACGGTGACCCCCGCCCAATACCTGGTGCCCAGCATGATCGCGGCCGGGGTGGCGTCGACGACGTTCGTCAACCTCGGCATCGGGATCGCGACCGACCGCGACGACGGCACGCTCAAGCGCCTCCGCGGGCTGCCGATGCCGCCGCTGGCGTACCTCATCGGAAAGATCCTGTTGGTCGTGGCCGTGACCTTGGCCGAGGTCCTGGTGCTGGTCGCGATCGGTGTCGGGCTGTTCTCCGTCGACCTGCCGCGGGATCCGGCGCGCTGGCTGACGTTCGGCTGGGTGTTCCTGCTCGGCACGGTCGCCTGCGCGCTGCTCGGGGTCGTCGCCAGCACGCTCGCGCGCTCGTCGCGCAGCGCGGCCGCGGTGCTGAACCTGCCCTACGTCGTGCTGTGTTTCGTCTCCGGCATCTACTTCTCGCCGGTCGGCGCGCTGCCGCACTGGGTGATCCAGGGCGGCTCGCTCTTTCCGCTCAAGTGGATGGCGCAGGGCTTCCGCTCGGCGTTCCTGCCGGACACGATCCTTCCCTACGAGGTCGTGCCGTCGTGGGAGCATGGGCGCACCGCTCTCGTGCTCGCCGCCTGGTGCATCGGAGGACTGGTGCTATGCCTGACCACGTTCCGCTGGCGCGGCCGGCAGACGCGCTGA